A stretch of the Perca fluviatilis chromosome 17, GENO_Pfluv_1.0, whole genome shotgun sequence genome encodes the following:
- the wdr36 gene encoding WD repeat-containing protein 36 codes for MPVGGSALFSGFRVLGLYSGHVPHALRYHQKHREFYVVTAVGRSFHTYNVNRLGIVAVSNSLPDDISCMAADRMLVFAAAGRDISAFARNKEVVMRYHGHRQEVRLLLPLGDQLISADAGGDVIVWDVQGGDEYLRLQFDSASFDVSAMMHPSTYLNKVLLGSSQGALQLWNIKTSKLVFTFPGWSAGVTSLQQSPAVDVVGVGTATGRIIIHNIRLDETLMSFTQDWGPITSLAFRTDGPPIVASASPQGHIAFWDLERRQLVTQLRHAHSTAVAAATFVHREPLLVTNGADNAIKVWIFDQEGGGARLLRSRQGHSAPPTTIHHHGNDGKNILSAGQDGTLQSFSTVHERFNKNLGHGSINKKKEKKKKKGLSYEELRLPAITAFSSAAARQSDWDGIVACHRGRLATTTWNYQRCTMGAHHLQPPIARGNAIATAVDITSCGNFAVIGSSCGRVDVYNLQSGLHRGCYGNEEKAHSGAVRGVATETLNQMTFTAGSDWLLKFWRFKSRKQEDQLKLHAAPASMMLHRDSGMLALALDDFTLAVVDIETRRVVRKFAGHHGNVNDMTFSPDGRWLVTAAMDCTIRTWDLPSGSLVDCFLVAMAPVGVSLSPTGDFLATAHVDSLGVYLWTNKSLCGPVGLRPLPADHQPTEETLPGVTVDESEQEVTSEEVDDAYESAEQLGAELVTLSLLPESRWKSLLHLDVIKRRNKPVAPPAAPAAAPFFLPTLPGLTPRFAAPTATEQETQSKLLRWGLLSQRSEFSSDLESALQTGSFERPLRLLKDCGPSALSVELSALTSEGGGASGLTSEGGGASSLLLAFIQMIDSMLASGRDFDLAHAYLALFLKLHLRSLSQDPVAMAALLRLSSRLEAGWAELQASFDQSLCLLTYAKSALL; via the exons atgccggtcggcgGCAGCGCTCTGTTCTCCGGGTTCCGGGTTCTGGGTCTCTACTCCGGCCACGTGCCGCACGCGCTCCGGTACCACCAGAAGCACCGGGAGTTCTACGTGGTGACGGCGGTCGGTAGAAGCTTCCACACGTACAAC GTGAACAGGCTGGGGATCGTTGCTGTCA GTAACAGCCTGCCCGATGACATCAGCTGTATGGCAGCAGACAGGATGTTGGTGTTCGCCGCCGCGGGCCGAGACATCAGCGCCTTCGCTCGCAACAAAGAG GTGGTGATGCGTTACCATGGACACAGGCAGGAAGTGCGTCTGCTGCTTCCTCTGGGCGATCAGCTGATCTCAGCCGACGCTGGTGGTGATGTCATCGTGTGGGACGTCCAGGGAGGAG acgaGTACCTGCGGCTGCAGTTTGACTCCGCCTCCTTCGACGTGTCGGCCATGATGCATCCCAGCACCTACCTGAACAAGGTGCTGCTGGGAAGCTCCCAGGGTGCACTGCAGCTCTGGAACATCAAGaccag taagTTGGTGTTTACGTTCCCCGGCTGGTCAGCAGGAGTCACCTCTCTGCAGCAG AGTCCCGCGGTGGACGTGGTCGGCGTCGGCACGGCAACAGGACGCATCATCATTCACAACATCCGATTGGACGAGACGCTGATGAGCTTCACACAGGACTGGGGACCAATCACCTCGCTCGCTTTCAGAACAG acggTCCTCCCATCGTGGCGTCTGCTAGTCCTCAGGGCCACATTGCATTCTGGGACCTGGAGCGCCGTCAGCTGGTCACTCAGCTGAGACACGCCCACAGCACGGCCGTCGCCGCGGCAACCTTTGTCCACAGAGAGCCGCTATTGGTCACCAACGGAGCGGACAACGCCATCAAG GTGTGGATATTTGACCAGGAagggggcggagccaggctgCTGAGGAGTCGTCAGGGTCACAGTGCCCCGCCCACAACCATCCATCACCACGGCAACGATGGGAAGAACATCCTCAGCGCCg gTCAGGATGGGACACTGCAGTCCTTCTCCACGGTCCACGAGCGCTTCAACAAGAACCTGGGTCacg gcTCCAtcaacaagaagaaagagaagaagaagaagaaggggttGTCCTATGAGGAGCTGCGTCTTCCTGCCATCACAGCTTTCTCCTCCG cgGCTGCTCGCCAGTCTGACTGGGACGGCATCGTTGCGTGTCACCGTGGTCGCCTAGCAACCACGACGTGGAACTACCAACGGTGCACCATGGGAGCTCATCACCTGCAGCCGCCGATCGCTCGCGGCAACGCCATCGCTACG GCTGTCGACATCACTTCCTGCGGGAACTtcgctgtgattggctcgtcGTGTGGCCGCGTCGACGTGTACAACCTGCAGTCAGGCCTGCACCGCGGCTGCTATGGCAACGAGGAGAAAG CTCACAGCGGTGCGGTGCGAGGCGTTGCCACGGAGACCCTGAACCAGATGACCTTCACCGcgggctctgattggctgctcaAGTTCTGGCGCTTCAAGAGCAGGAAACAGGAAGATCAGCTGAAGCTACACGCTGCACCGGCTAGCATGATGCTACACAGAGACAg CGGGATGCTAGCACTAGCGCTGGATGACTTCACGCTAGCGGTGGTCGACATAGAAACCAGACGGGTCGTCAGGAAGTTTGCAGGTCACCATGGCAACGTCAACGACATG ACATTCAGCCCTGACGGCCGGTGGCTGGTTACCGCGGCGATGGACTGTACCATCCGTACCTGGGACCTCCCATCTGGAAG tctGGTGGACTGTTTCCTGGTTGCCATGGCGCCGGTGGGCGTGTCCCTGTCGCCGACCGGAGACTTCCTGGCGACGGCTCACGTGGACAGTCTGGGCGTGTACCTCTG GACCAATAAGAGCCTGTGTGGACCTGTGGGGCTCCGCCCCCTCCCGGCTGACCACCAACCGACCGAGGAGACCCTGCCGGGCGTCACGGTGGACGAATcggaacaggaagtgacatcagaGGAGGTCGATGATGCGTACGAGTCGGCAGAGCAGCTGGGGGCGGAGCTTGTGACGCTGTCGCTGCTGCCGGAGTCTCGCTGGAAGAGTCTGCTGCACCTCGACGTCATCAAG aggaggaaTAAACCTGTagctcctcctgctgctccgGCTGCTGCTCCGTTCTTCCTGCCAACACTTCCTGGTCTCACGCCGAGATTCGCCGCGCCTACGGCAACCGAACAGGAAACACAG TCCAAGCTGCTGCGTTGGGGATTGTTGTCTCAGAGGTCAGAGTTCAGCTCTGATCTGGAGTCAGCGCTGCAGACCGGATCAT ttgAGCGCCCGCTGCGTCTCCTGAAGGATTGTGGGCCGTCGGCGCTCTCTGTGGAGCTCAGCGCTCTGACATCAGAGGGGGGCGGAGCCAGCGGTCTGACATCAGAAGGGGGCGGGGCCAGCAGCCTCCTGCTCGCCTTCATCCAGATGATTGACAGCATGTTGGCCAGTGGGCGGGACTTCGACCTGGCGCACGCCTACCTGGCTCTGTTCCTCAag CTCCATCTCCGCTCGCTGTCGCAGGAccctgttgccatggcagcGTTGCTCCGCCTCTCCTCCCGGCTGGAGGCGGGATGGGCGGAGCTACAGGCTTCATTCGACCAATCATTGTGTCTGCTGACGTATGCCAAGAGCGCTctgctgtaa